Proteins encoded within one genomic window of Panicum virgatum strain AP13 chromosome 1N, P.virgatum_v5, whole genome shotgun sequence:
- the LOC120655834 gene encoding heavy metal-associated isoprenylated plant protein 7-like has product MGEEEKAKEAVAAAPADAGKEAEEKKGEGGGGEEKKEDAPPPPPEEVVMRVFMHCEGCARKVKKSLRGFDGVEDVSADSKAHKVVVKGKTAAAVPMKVVERVQKKTGRKVELLSPMPPAEEEKKEEEKKEEPAPPKPEEKKEEPTVLSVVLKVHMHCEACAQVIKKRILKMKGVQSVEADLKASQVTVKGVFEEANLADYVHRRTGKHATIVKSEPVAAGSAGDGNAKDDKKAAEGGEEKKDDGNKEEKKDGGGAGGDGKDADKQKDDGNAGEGEEKDKDLAAMSNLYIHYPRFNHQSGYGYAYQYAPQLFSDENPNACSVM; this is encoded by the exons gggaggagaagaaggaggacgcccctccgccgccgccggaggaggtggTGATGCGGGTCTTCATGCACTGCGAGGGGTGCGCGCGCAAGGTCAAGAAGAGCCTCAGGGGATTTGATG GCGTGGAAGATGTTAGCGCAGACTCGAAGGCACACAAGGTGGTCGTGAAGGGGAAGACGGCAGCTGCTGTCCCAATGAAGGTGGTGGAGCGTGTGCAGAAGAAGACCGGCCGCAAGGTTGAACTTCTGTCGCCAATGCCACCGgcagaggaggagaagaaggaagaggagaaaaaagaagaacCTGCGCCACCAAAACCTgaggagaagaaagaggag CCTACGGTGCTTTCTGTGGTGCTCAAGGTGCACATGCATTGTGAGGCATGTGCGCAAGTGATCAAGAAGCGAATCCTCAAGATGAAAG GAGTGCAATCTGTAGAGGCAGACCTGAAGGCTTCCCAAGTCACTGTGAAGGGTGTCTTCGAGGAGGCCAATCTAGCTGATTATGTGCATAGGCGCACAGGCAAGCACGCCACTATTGTCAAGTCTGAGCCAGTTGCAGCTGGGAGTGCTGGTGATGGCAATGCCAAAGACGACAAGAAGGCAGCAGAAGGCGGTGAGGAGAAGAAGGATGATGGCAACAAGGAGGAAAAGAAGGATGGTGGAGGTGCCGGTGGAGACGGGAAAGATGCAGATAAGCAGAAGGATGATGGCAATGCTGGTGAAGGTGAAGAGAAAGATAAAGATCTAGCAGCCATGTCTAACCTGTATATTCACTACCCAAGATTCAACCACCAGAGCGGATACGGCTATGCCTATCAGTACGCACCTCAGCTCTTCAGCGACGAGAACCCGAATGCCTGCTCTGTGATGTGA